The region ATTTATTAACTTGTCATAATCTAGGCTAAATGATGCCCATGGATCAATTAAATCTGCCATCTTTTCACCACTATTAATGTTAAATTAAAATTACTGTCAATAATTATTACACTAAATACAAAACTATATTAAAATATAAACTATTTCTTTAATTAAACTTATGGTCTAGTCCATTCCACATTATAGTATGTTATATCAAAATCCTCATCAACTATTGCCAGAAGTAGCTTTTTGTTGACACCGTGAGAAACCCTCACATAGCTTGCAAAATCAAGGGCATTGATATCATAATTTTCAAATATGATCTTAACCAGATAGTCGGAATGTCCCTGACCAGGACCTCCTCCACGATTGTACAACCTGAATTCAGTGCCGTATTTAAAACCGGTCTTTATAACATAACCACGGTCTTTCAAATCACGGTAAACAACATATTTACCATAAAGCTCATCCTGTCTTAAAAGATCAATCAAATACCCTATGCTGCATTCAACATCATCCTCATAAATATTTAATCGACCCTTTTCCTGTAGATAACAGGCCTCAATCAAGGAAAGATGTAAAAAATCAGCTTCAATCTTACCGAATTTGCTCTTTTCATGTAATGCAATCGGTCTCTTAGCACCCTCTTCAATCTTGATTGAAACAATACCGTCTGATAAATTTCCACGCATTAAAACACCGTTTAAAGAAATGAATTATATTTAATGCTTATTAGTTTGAAAAAAATATTATATAAAATTTTTGTAAAAAAAAGAGTAAAAAAAAGTTAAACTTTAATAAAAATGTTGTGAGCCATTTCTACCGGAATGTTTAACTCTGCATCATCAATGTTAACCAGATAATGATTACCTACACGGTTTTCATTGAATTCATATTTAAGATGCTGACCTATCTTGATGCCCTCAGCAGAAATTCTATCCAGAAGGTCATTGCTTCCACGTATGA is a window of uncultured Methanobrevibacter sp. DNA encoding:
- the endA gene encoding tRNA-intron lyase; protein product: MRGNLSDGIVSIKIEEGAKRPIALHEKSKFGKIEADFLHLSLIEACYLQEKGRLNIYEDDVECSIGYLIDLLRQDELYGKYVVYRDLKDRGYVIKTGFKYGTEFRLYNRGGGPGQGHSDYLVKIIFENYDINALDFASYVRVSHGVNKKLLLAIVDEDFDITYYNVEWTRP